The following are encoded together in the Plasmodium reichenowi strain SY57 chromosome 3, whole genome shotgun sequence genome:
- a CDS encoding putative exported protein (Plasmodium exported protein, unknown function), with protein sequence MAKDSQKNLNVSNNNKVQCTMERSSQNINKSDSQGKIKRCTYAYKILLCTIFIWICQCFYNKSYYAYKKDGRRNKGKKILGIRINKSLAEIDHTKYRPEYYDEVQENYDPYYGVNQYSDECESYKSEDDDSEEEYYNNTPRVTVLEPQTEHSEDEDNFEKTIVDELNELPNDKKALILSYIRNGNDNNMQLLPHTNNNKQNNEENISRNREFFRHFMDFIKGYKLFDSPVLNALLPFIFIAFVYCTITMLVGNVRYIIALYILAKILKMHYEYKHKDNNNNNNNNNNNNNNNNNNNNNNNSNNNNNNNNNNNNKRSKKN encoded by the exons atggCAAAAGATAGCCAAAAGAACTTGAATGtttctaataataataaagtcCAATGCACCATGGAAAGATCAAGCCAgaacataaataaatccGATTCAcaaggaaaaataaaaaggtGCACTTATGCctataaaattttattatgtacaATTTTTATCTGGATATGTcaatgtttttataat aaatcatattatgcatataaaaaagacggaagaagaaataaaggaaagaaaatattagGTATAAGAATTAATAAATCCTTAGCCGAAATAGATCATACCAAATATCGCCCAGAATATTATGATGAAGTTCAAGAAAATTATGACCCTTATTATGGAGTTAATCAATATAGTGATGAATGTGAATCATACAAATCCGAAGATGATGATTCCGAAgaagaatattataataatacgCCTCGTGTGACTGTGTTGGAACCCCAAACGGAGCATAGTGAAGATGAGGATAATTTTGAAAAGACTATTGTAGATGAACTTAATGAATTACcaaatgataaaaaagctttaatattatcttatataagaaatggaaatgataataatatgcaATTATTACCtcatacaaataataataaacaaaataacGAAGAAAACATATCTCGTAATAGAGAGTTCTTTAGACATTTTATGGATTTCATTAAGGGATATAAACTTTTTGATTCACCTGTTTTAAATGCATTACTACcctttatatttatagcTTTTGTATATTGTACAATCACAATGTTAGTAGGTAACGTACGTTATATTATAGCACTTTATATATTAgcaaaaatattaaaaatgcATTATGAATACAAAcataaagataataataataataataataataacaacaataataataataacaacaataataataataacaacaacaatagtaataacaacaacaataataataacaacaataataataaaagatcaaaaaaaaattag
- a CDS encoding putative exported protein (Plasmodium exported protein, unknown function), whose translation MLIISNISNKLIRTFSNYLDYAEMKKYTYNSFSSQNKEPNKIKNNIKHKMIQKYYIITIVFFLCLLGIYVHPYTNNLSNKNINTRNLSDIRSEEDEKQNEAVGGEIGLTWGHNSLDDPDFQVLVDKWSDFEKRVSSEWYEIERMEINQLKNTLLAAWISAILLTTVPDEHYVIFNNWFQMSLTLSHQRILKNEEDNKTLEYLMKKLKYKALNGQIKNWHIEVYDYWRHIVQMKISKNKEWATYNNEICNTWVKSLFN comes from the exons ATGCTCATTATTAGTAACATTTCTAATAAACTTATCCGAACTTTTTCAAACTACCTTGATTATGcagaaatgaaaaaatatacatataattcatttaGCAGTCAAAATAAAGAACCAAACAAAAttaagaataatattaaacataaaatgattcaaaaatattatattataacaatcgtttttttcttatgtCTATTAGG aatatatgtacacccctatacaaataatttatccaataaaaacataaacaCAAGAAATTTATCAGATATAAGGTCAGAAGAAGAcgaaaaacaaaatgaagCAGTTGGTGGAGAGATAGGATTGACATGGGGACATAATTCCTTAGATGACCCAGATTTTCAAGTACTTGTAGATAAATGGAGTGATTTTGAAAAAAGAGTGTCATCTGAATGGTATGAGATTGAAAGAATGGAAATTAATCAATTAAAGAATACATTATTAGCTGCTTGGATATCAGCAATATTACTAACTACAGTACCAGATGAAcattatgttatatttaacAACTGGTTCCAAATGAGCTTGACTTTATCTCATCAACGTATTCtgaaaaatgaagaagataataaaacCTTAGAATActtaatgaaaaaattgaaataTAAAGCTTTGAATGGACAAATTAAAAACTGGCATATAGAAGTATATGATTATTGGAGACATATTGtacaaatgaaaatatcGAAAAATAAGGAATGGGCTACATACaataatgaaatatgtAATACATGGGTAAAAagtttatttaattaa
- a CDS encoding hypothetical protein (conserved Plasmodium protein, unknown function), translating to MLKIAKRNIYYSCDKKKYFTNRLYKKVCSKCLSLNINNLNNCVYCNNILNDNDIRLIKNTIFTDIINVRKDWKGINENIFKSNKNLCLLNNVEIDDRYIHLRNGLIINKNKKLYVYYNCYDYIILNNPYSNSCLNLIVLFKGIIYDMKNLKRKNIGCLLHMYNYIYFIIDILLYFLVISKGKYMHYKYMYKKNIGDDKDYNEEALEILYELNKIIKEKKKNISVPFVNKEKENLYNNNNNNINEKNKKEVDNIYESKKDLQNINEKNIIEILNENYEDMYKDILNNIKKPILNNFFNKLQDANIQKKIKAMKKHLYIGCSYPSPLNHFSIQVLFPPFSNYNFFLFPFYYSIEKILHDLYIYGHVKNYNHSEIIKNIYNDKLMKDVKESDMLTRTILQYE from the coding sequence atGTTAAAAATAGCAAAAcggaatatatattattcttgtgataagaagaaatattttacaaatagattatataaaaaggtTTGCAGTAAATGTTTAagtttaaatataaataatttaaataattgtgtgtattgtaataatatattgaatgataatgatatacgtttaataaaaaatacaatttTTACCGATATTATAAACGTTCGAAAAGATTGGAAAGgtataaatgaaaatatatttaagagtaataaaaatttatgttTGTTAAATAATGTTGAAATTGATGATAGATATATTCATCTTAGAAATGGgttaattataaataagaataaaaaattatatgtgtattataattgttacgactatattatattaaataatcCTTATAGTAATTCATGTCTTAATTTGattgttttatttaaaggtattatttatgatatgaaaaatttGAAACGAAAAAATATTGGTTGTTTATTACAcatgtataattatatatattttattattgatatccttttatattttctagTGATTAGTAAAGGAAAGTATATgcattataaatatatgtataagaaaaatattgGAGACGATAAGGATTATAATGAAGAAGCATTAGAAATTTTGtatgaattaaataaaataattaaggagaagaagaaaaatataagtgTACCTTTCGTAAATAAGGAAAAggaaaatttatataataataataataataatataaatgaaaagaataaaaaagaggtagataatatatatgagaGCAAAAAAGATTTGCagaatataaatgaaaaaaatattattgaaatattaaatgagaattatgaagatatgtataaagatatattaaataatataaagaaacctatattaaataatttttttaataaattacaAGATGCAAATAtacagaaaaaaataaaagctatgaaaaaacatttatatataggtTGTTCATATCCTTCCCCTTTAAATCATTTTTCTATACAAGTATTATTTCCACCTTTttcaaattataatttttttctgtttccattttattattctatagaaaaaattcttcatgatttgtatatatatggtcATGTTAAGAATTATAATCATTCggaaattataaaaaatatatataacgACAAATTAATGAAGGATGTGAAAGAAAGTGACATGTTAACACGAACAATTTTGCAGTATGAATAG
- a CDS encoding golgi organization and biogenesis factor, putative (part of same gene as PRSY57_0301100A~gap found within coding sequence) gives CIKMNINMRELDEYSCVKKLYIKKCENNDIQKENDINKKNKKKHKKKKKQSIISSIINDEETYRNDNNYNNYYNIIDNLNYKIHEEKSNNNNNNVNTENSLLPYTNDEKINNTNNLNNFGPIIKKSDDNILSSDVLKHIKTLDIYKKIKKPKWHFPYKLYRVILGHSGWVNCVDVDISNEWFATGSNDRLIKIWDLASCKLKLTLTGHINSIRDIKISKKNPYLFSCGEDNRVKCWDLEYNKVIRDYHGHLSGVYCLSLHPSLDLLMSGGRDAVVRVWDIRTKSSVFVLSGHTGTVMSICSQSVEPQVVSGSQDKMIRLWDLNNGKCRIALTHHKKSIRSLSIHPFEYSFCSCGTDNVKVWCGADAEFDRNITGFNSIINCSLIKQDAYFNDSSILILGSNNGQLHFYDWSSGYKYDTLSNKVVPGTVECENSTLSMAFDKSESRLITTHGDKSIKIWKENEDATPENFPIKWNPYENFKF, from the exons ttgtataaaaatgaatattaatatgaGAGAATTAGATGAATATTCTTGTGtaaaaaagttatatataaaaaaatgtgaaaataatgatatacaaaaagaaaatgatataaacaagaaaaataagaaaaaacataaaaagaaaaagaaacaaTCAATTATTAGTAGTATTATAAATGATGAGGAAACATATagaaatgataataattataataattattataatattatagataatttgaattataagatacatgaagaaaaaagtaataataataataataatgtaaatacTGAAAATAGTTTATTACCTTATacaaatgatgaaaaaataaataatacgAATAATCTAAATAACTTTGGTCccataataaaaaaatcagatgataatatattaagtAGTGATGTATtgaaacatataaaaactttagacatttataaaaaaatcaaaaaacCGAAATGGCATTTCCcttataaattatatagaGTAATTTTAGGACATTCTGGTTGGGTTAATTGTGTTGATGTTGATATAAGTAATGAATGGTTTGCAACTGGATCTAATGATCGTTTAATTAAGATATGGGATTTGGCTAGCTGcaaattaaaattaacaTTAACAGGTCATATTAATAGTATTAgagatataaaaatatctaAAAAAAATCCTTATCTTTTTAGTTGTGGTGAAGATAATAGAGTAAAATGTTGGGATttagaatataataaagtaATAAGAGATTATCATGGACATTTATCAGGTGTATATTGTTTATCACTACATCCATCTTTAGATTTATTAATGAGCGGGGGAAGGGACGCTGTTGTGAGAGTATGGGACATAAGAACAAAAAGTTCTGTTTTTGTATTATCTGGTCATACAGGTACTGTTATGTCTATATGTTCTCAATCTGTAGAACCCCAAGTAGTTTCGGGTTCTCAGGATAAAATGATAAGATTGTGGGATTTAAATAATGGGAAATGTAGAATTGCTTTAACGCATCATAAGAAAAGTATAAGGTCTTTATCTATACATCCATTTGAGTATAGTTTTTGTAGTTGTGGTACAGATAATGTAAAAGTGTGGTGTGGTGCGGATGCAGAATTTGATAGAAATATTACAGGTTTCAATTCTATAATTAACTGTAGTTTAATTAAACAAGATGCATATTTTAATGATTCTTCCATTTTAATATTGGGAAGTAATAATGGAcaattacatttttatgattGGTCAAGtggatataaatatgatacGTTATCAAATAAAGTTGTACCTGGAACGGTGGAATGTGAAAATTCAACCCTTTCGATGGCTTTTGATAAAAGTGAAAGTCGATTGATCACAACACATGGAGACAAATCAATTAAG aTTTGGAAGGAAAATGAAGATGCAACTCCAGAGAATTTCCCGATAAAATGGAATCCttatgaaaattttaaattttaa
- a CDS encoding golgi organization and biogenesis factor, putative (part of same gene as PRSY57_0301100B~gap found within coding sequence) — protein EKKENVLLKRSLLLSKNMYLGNDILTPYNYNL, from the coding sequence GAAAAGAAGGAAAATGTATTATTGAAAAGAAGCTTGTTGTTATCgaaaaatatgtatttaggaaatgatatattaacGCCATATAACTATAATTTAT